One Sediminibacillus dalangtanensis genomic region harbors:
- the xerD gene encoding site-specific tyrosine recombinase XerD, protein MKDEMKDFFHYLTVERGLSDNTLQSYKRDLKQYQLFLAENLAVKGWEAVDRHHIMQFLYHLKDSGKSSATLARTLSSIRLFHQFIVREYGISKDASLHIETPKKERKLPKVLSSDDVDKLLNIPEKDALAIRNKAMLEMLYATGLRVSELISLKVTDLHLTMGFVRCFGKGSKERIVPLGNIAGEAVGKYIDSARGTLVNRKNTEALFVNHHGNQLTRQGFWKVLKAIARDAGINKEITPHTLRHSFATHLLENGADLRSVQEMLGHADISTTQVYTHVTKARLKDIYQAYHPRA, encoded by the coding sequence ATGAAGGATGAAATGAAAGACTTTTTTCATTACCTGACTGTTGAGAGGGGATTGTCTGACAATACCCTGCAATCTTATAAAAGGGATTTGAAGCAATACCAGCTGTTCCTCGCCGAAAATCTGGCCGTAAAGGGATGGGAAGCGGTTGATCGTCACCATATCATGCAATTTTTATACCATTTAAAGGATAGTGGTAAATCCTCGGCGACGTTAGCCCGTACTTTGTCTTCTATAAGGTTGTTTCACCAGTTTATAGTCAGGGAGTATGGTATCAGCAAAGATGCAAGTTTACATATTGAAACACCGAAGAAAGAAAGAAAGCTTCCCAAAGTTTTATCCTCCGATGACGTGGACAAGCTGCTTAATATACCGGAAAAAGACGCACTTGCCATTCGGAATAAAGCCATGCTGGAAATGCTGTATGCCACTGGCCTCCGGGTTAGCGAACTGATCTCATTGAAAGTTACCGACCTTCACCTTACAATGGGGTTTGTCAGGTGCTTTGGAAAGGGATCCAAAGAAAGAATTGTCCCTTTAGGCAATATAGCAGGAGAAGCTGTGGGAAAATACATTGATTCTGCCCGTGGAACGTTAGTCAATCGAAAAAATACAGAGGCGCTATTTGTGAATCATCACGGAAACCAATTGACGCGACAAGGTTTCTGGAAAGTGTTGAAAGCGATTGCCAGAGATGCTGGGATAAACAAAGAAATCACTCCTCATACATTGCGGCATTCTTTTGCTACACATCTGCTTGAAAATGGAGCTGATTTACGTTCTGTCCAGGAAATGCTGGGACATGCCGATATATCGACAACACAAGTTTATACACATGTAACAAAAGCAAGATTGAAGGATATTTATCAGGCTTATCATCCAAGGGCCTGA
- a CDS encoding D-alanyl-D-alanine carboxypeptidase family protein — translation MKKTILLLAFLMVFSGVFPVNMMAEENTAEQNKEQTSEDQLNLAENSQSAILLERDTGKILYEKDAHKQLPPASMTKIMTMILIMEALDEGKIKLDEKVRVSEYAASMGGSQIFLEAGEEMKVQDLLMGVAVASGNDASVALAERIAGSEQAFVKMMNDKARQLGLENTRFQNPTGLPAEGHFSTAYDMGVMAKELLKHEEITEYTGIYDGYLREGTEDEFWLVNTNKLVKFYPGVDGLKTGYTSEAKYCLTATAKKNDMRVVAVVLGADTTKKRNSDVTQMLDYAFNHFDTKQLFKSNQPVSKLSLLKAANESIDVVTEEPISLIYKKGEPLENIDTNVVMQEDITLPLKMGDEVGKVEIVHNGKVLSETPLIVKENVDHAGYWQLFKRTFHAMLKKQ, via the coding sequence ATGAAAAAAACAATCTTGTTACTAGCTTTTTTAATGGTTTTCTCTGGCGTTTTTCCAGTCAATATGATGGCCGAGGAAAATACAGCGGAACAAAACAAAGAACAGACATCAGAGGATCAGCTGAATCTCGCAGAGAATTCCCAATCAGCAATTTTGCTGGAGCGAGACACAGGAAAAATCTTATATGAAAAAGATGCTCATAAGCAATTGCCGCCGGCGAGCATGACAAAAATCATGACCATGATTCTTATTATGGAAGCTTTGGATGAAGGAAAAATCAAGCTAGACGAAAAGGTGAGAGTGAGCGAATATGCAGCATCGATGGGCGGATCGCAAATTTTTCTGGAAGCCGGAGAAGAAATGAAGGTGCAGGATCTATTGATGGGAGTTGCAGTAGCTTCCGGAAATGATGCAAGTGTTGCACTGGCAGAAAGAATAGCCGGAAGTGAACAAGCATTTGTCAAAATGATGAATGATAAAGCAAGGCAACTAGGGTTGGAAAACACCCGCTTCCAAAACCCCACAGGCCTCCCTGCAGAAGGGCATTTCAGCACGGCTTATGATATGGGTGTTATGGCAAAGGAACTATTGAAGCATGAGGAGATAACAGAATATACAGGTATTTATGACGGCTATTTACGTGAAGGCACCGAAGATGAATTCTGGCTGGTCAACACGAATAAACTGGTCAAATTCTATCCGGGTGTCGACGGTTTGAAAACCGGTTATACCTCTGAAGCAAAATATTGCTTGACCGCTACTGCAAAGAAAAACGATATGCGAGTGGTTGCAGTTGTCTTGGGTGCAGATACAACGAAAAAGCGGAATAGCGATGTTACCCAAATGCTTGATTATGCATTCAATCATTTTGATACCAAACAGCTGTTCAAGAGCAACCAACCGGTCTCAAAGTTAAGTTTATTAAAAGCAGCAAATGAGTCGATTGATGTGGTGACGGAAGAACCTATTTCGTTGATTTATAAAAAAGGAGAACCTTTGGAAAACATAGATACAAATGTAGTGATGCAGGAAGACATAACGCTTCCTTTGAAGATGGGCGATGAAGTTGGCAAGGTCGAGATTGTCCATAATGGAAAAGTATTGTCGGAAACACCGCTCATTGTGAAAGAAAACGTCGATCATGCCGGCTATTGGCAGTTATTTAAACGGACATTCCATGCAATGCTGAAAAAGCAGTGA
- a CDS encoding stage V sporulation protein AE encodes MERPKKVIIITDGDEYAKKTIDYLSGQLGGTCLAYLSDNPTQATEKQVTEAIMAAPAEPVYVLIDDAGAPGPGAGEKILLGLAKNKNIQIIGAIAVAAHTKNAEWTRFTLAIDQDGQLTSNGISKEGIPIPEIGRINGDTIYSLDQMDIPVVVAIGDIGKMQGKDDIKKGSPITRKAIEIILERGGYQ; translated from the coding sequence ATGGAACGACCGAAAAAAGTGATCATCATAACGGATGGGGACGAATACGCCAAGAAGACAATTGATTACTTATCGGGGCAACTAGGCGGAACCTGTCTGGCATACTTATCAGATAATCCGACTCAAGCAACGGAAAAACAGGTGACAGAGGCAATCATGGCTGCCCCGGCAGAACCAGTTTATGTCTTGATAGATGATGCAGGGGCTCCTGGACCGGGGGCAGGAGAGAAAATCTTACTAGGGTTGGCAAAAAACAAAAACATCCAAATAATAGGTGCCATTGCTGTAGCTGCACATACAAAAAACGCCGAATGGACTAGGTTTACCTTGGCAATAGATCAGGACGGACAACTGACTTCCAATGGCATAAGTAAAGAAGGCATACCGATCCCAGAGATTGGAAGGATAAACGGTGACACAATTTATTCTTTGGATCAAATGGACATTCCTGTAGTCGTCGCTATTGGAGACATTGGAAAGATGCAAGGAAAAGATGATATCAAAAAGGGATCGCCAATTACTCGAAAAGCGATTGAAATCATTTTAGAAAGAGGTGGTTATCAATGA
- a CDS encoding stage V sporulation protein AB, protein MVLIILSEIFIGLASGLIVGTGFVAFLTVLGIIPRLVQLSKTKAFVKTYEAGVTIGALFGTYLSFVGVSLHLSLFITIVWGAFHGVFIGMLAAALTEVLNVFPLLAKRIGMENHLLWLLMAIVLGKIAGSLFQWIIFVK, encoded by the coding sequence ATGGTTCTCATCATTCTCAGTGAGATATTTATCGGATTGGCCTCTGGGCTAATAGTAGGGACTGGATTTGTCGCTTTTTTGACTGTACTGGGAATCATTCCTCGCCTTGTACAATTAAGCAAAACGAAAGCTTTTGTAAAAACATATGAAGCGGGCGTGACTATCGGTGCTTTATTTGGGACGTATCTTTCCTTTGTCGGCGTATCACTCCATTTATCCTTGTTTATCACAATTGTCTGGGGAGCTTTTCATGGGGTGTTCATCGGAATGTTGGCAGCTGCTCTGACGGAAGTTTTGAATGTTTTCCCTTTATTGGCGAAACGGATCGGTATGGAAAACCATCTTCTGTGGCTGCTGATGGCTATCGTACTAGGTAAGATAGCCGGTTCGCTGTTTCAATGGATCATTTTCGTTAAGTAA
- a CDS encoding YqzK family protein, whose product MPMKPALLLIKDALKIFIIFTACTLLFYFGLRAMHAEYQDYHRYDPPEGRAVKVFNQDDQEWVERLSIFFRLGE is encoded by the coding sequence ATGCCTATGAAACCCGCATTGCTGCTGATCAAAGATGCGTTGAAAATATTCATCATTTTTACGGCTTGTACCCTCTTATTCTATTTCGGTTTGAGGGCGATGCATGCAGAATACCAAGATTATCACCGTTATGATCCGCCTGAAGGAAGGGCGGTTAAAGTATTTAATCAGGATGACCAGGAATGGGTGGAACGTTTGTCGATATTTTTTCGATTAGGGGAGTAG
- the spoIIAA gene encoding anti-sigma F factor antagonist: MSLNTQFTTKENVLLVRLSGELDHHTSDRLKKEWQQAIRENNAKHVILNLEDLSFMDSSGLGVFLGRYKEVMQLGGEMVVCSISPAVKRLFDMSGLFKIIRLEESEEYALLRLGVAS, translated from the coding sequence GTGAGTCTAAACACGCAATTCACAACCAAAGAGAATGTTTTATTGGTTCGTCTCTCGGGTGAGCTTGACCACCATACTTCGGATCGATTGAAAAAGGAGTGGCAGCAGGCAATCAGAGAAAATAACGCCAAGCACGTTATATTGAATTTAGAGGACTTAAGCTTTATGGACAGCTCGGGATTGGGAGTTTTTCTGGGTAGGTACAAAGAAGTGATGCAATTGGGAGGAGAGATGGTCGTTTGTTCAATATCCCCTGCGGTGAAACGATTGTTTGATATGTCCGGCTTGTTTAAAATCATCCGTTTGGAAGAAAGTGAAGAGTATGCATTGCTTCGTCTGGGGGTAGCATCATGA
- the spoIIAB gene encoding anti-sigma F factor produces the protein MKNNMHLEFTSVSENEAFARVTVASFIAQLDPTMDELTELKTVVSEAVTNSIIHGYENSEDQKIYISCSIEEDEIELVIRDEGIGISDINEAVQPLYTSKPELERSGMGFTIMENFMDKVEVVSHPGEGTTLKLYKQLKKSKTLCN, from the coding sequence ATGAAAAATAATATGCATTTGGAATTCACCAGTGTTAGTGAAAATGAAGCATTTGCCCGCGTAACGGTCGCTTCTTTCATCGCACAACTGGATCCTACGATGGACGAATTGACGGAACTAAAAACCGTTGTTTCGGAAGCAGTTACCAATTCTATTATTCATGGGTACGAAAACAGTGAGGACCAAAAAATTTATATCAGCTGTTCGATCGAGGAAGATGAAATTGAATTAGTCATCAGGGACGAGGGTATCGGTATCTCCGATATCAACGAAGCGGTACAGCCATTGTACACTTCCAAACCAGAATTGGAACGCTCAGGCATGGGTTTTACGATCATGGAAAATTTTATGGATAAGGTTGAGGTTGTTTCACATCCCGGAGAAGGCACCACGCTTAAGTTGTACAAACAACTAAAGAAGAGTAAAACCTTGTGCAATTAA
- a CDS encoding pyrimidine-nucleoside phosphorylase: protein MRMVDVILKKRNGQELTDSEIRFFVEEYTAGTIPDYQAAALMMAIYFKGMSADETAVLTEAMAASGDTIDLSAIEGHIVDKHSTGGVGDKITFITGPLVASVGVPVAKMSGRGLGHTGGTLDKLESISGFHIEMSKEEFISNVNKHKLSVAGQTGNLAPADKKLYALRDVTGTVDSIPLIAGSIMSKKLASGADSIVLDVKTGSGAFMKTLDESKALAQEMVNIGNKLGRNTIAVISDMNQPLGYEVGNANEIKEAAEVLQGKKVEDLRNLGLELAAHMAVLAGAFPSYQEAYQALEQKLDNGEAFQAFRTFISAQGGDLSMIDDLSRLPAAPHHVEVISNKEGFVAEIDAESIGVAAMYLGAGRATKDDKINHAVGITLNKKIGDPIEKGETIAVLHSEQPNPADSLTKVKEAYKIADDKPNKHQLIYEVIK from the coding sequence ATGAGAATGGTCGATGTAATTCTAAAGAAACGGAATGGGCAGGAGTTAACGGACTCGGAAATTCGTTTTTTTGTCGAGGAATACACTGCCGGGACTATCCCGGATTATCAAGCAGCAGCTTTAATGATGGCTATTTATTTTAAAGGCATGAGTGCTGATGAAACAGCGGTGCTCACGGAAGCAATGGCAGCTTCCGGAGATACCATCGATTTATCAGCGATTGAGGGTCACATAGTGGACAAACACTCCACTGGTGGCGTGGGAGATAAAATCACCTTTATAACGGGACCTTTGGTTGCTTCTGTGGGAGTGCCGGTGGCGAAGATGTCCGGAAGAGGGCTGGGTCATACAGGGGGAACCTTGGACAAACTAGAATCGATTTCCGGTTTTCATATCGAAATGAGCAAAGAGGAGTTCATCTCGAATGTCAACAAGCATAAGCTTTCTGTAGCAGGACAGACTGGCAATCTAGCCCCGGCAGACAAAAAGTTATATGCACTGAGGGATGTAACAGGCACGGTTGATTCAATTCCTTTAATTGCTGGTTCGATTATGAGTAAAAAGCTTGCTTCTGGAGCGGACAGTATTGTCTTGGATGTCAAAACAGGTTCTGGAGCTTTTATGAAAACATTGGATGAATCCAAGGCTTTGGCACAAGAGATGGTGAATATCGGTAACAAACTCGGCCGGAACACGATTGCTGTCATAAGTGACATGAATCAGCCGCTTGGCTATGAGGTCGGTAATGCCAATGAAATCAAAGAAGCCGCAGAAGTTCTGCAAGGAAAAAAAGTGGAGGATTTACGAAACCTTGGTCTGGAATTGGCAGCACACATGGCTGTGTTGGCAGGTGCTTTTCCGTCTTATCAAGAAGCTTACCAGGCACTTGAACAGAAACTCGATAACGGAGAGGCTTTTCAAGCATTCCGTACATTCATTTCTGCACAAGGAGGGGATTTATCGATGATCGATGATCTATCCCGCCTGCCAGCTGCTCCCCACCATGTGGAGGTAATCTCGAACAAAGAGGGGTTTGTTGCGGAGATAGATGCCGAATCGATTGGTGTTGCTGCCATGTACTTAGGTGCCGGAAGGGCGACCAAAGACGATAAAATTAATCATGCGGTAGGAATCACCCTTAACAAAAAGATTGGGGATCCAATCGAAAAGGGAGAGACCATAGCTGTTCTGCACAGTGAACAACCAAATCCGGCAGACTCTTTGACTAAAGTAAAAGAAGCGTACAAAATTGCGGATGACAAGCCAAATAAGCATCAGCTAATATACGAAGTAATCAAGTAA
- the sigF gene encoding RNA polymerase sporulation sigma factor SigF, which translates to MEIELKKTHKDDPLTNEQVKELILKSQEGDQISRDRLVENNVRLVWSVVQRFINRGYDPDDLFQIGCIGLLKSIDKFDLSYDVRFSTYAVPMIIGEIQRFIRDDGSVKVSRSLKETGNKIRKAKDELTKAMGRGPTVSEIAEKLEISPEEVVHAQEASKLPHSIHETVYENDGDPITLLDQIAETDTKWFDKIALQDAIRNLEKRERLIVYLRYYKDQTQSEVAERLGISQVQVSRLEKRILQYIKDQIGV; encoded by the coding sequence ATGGAAATAGAGCTCAAAAAAACGCATAAAGATGACCCTTTGACAAATGAACAGGTAAAAGAATTAATTTTAAAAAGCCAGGAAGGCGATCAAATTTCAAGGGACCGGCTTGTAGAGAATAATGTCAGACTGGTTTGGTCCGTTGTTCAGCGGTTTATCAACCGGGGATACGATCCAGATGATTTATTTCAGATTGGATGTATCGGCCTGCTAAAATCCATTGATAAGTTTGATTTGTCTTATGATGTTCGCTTTAGCACGTATGCTGTCCCGATGATTATCGGAGAGATTCAACGGTTTATAAGGGATGATGGAAGCGTCAAGGTAAGCAGGTCCTTGAAGGAAACAGGGAACAAGATACGAAAAGCAAAGGATGAGTTGACCAAGGCGATGGGGCGCGGGCCGACTGTTAGCGAAATCGCTGAAAAATTGGAGATTTCACCGGAGGAAGTAGTCCATGCTCAGGAGGCTTCTAAACTGCCTCATTCCATTCATGAAACGGTTTATGAGAATGATGGTGATCCCATAACCCTTTTGGATCAAATTGCGGAAACAGATACGAAGTGGTTTGATAAGATCGCATTACAAGATGCGATTCGGAATCTGGAAAAAAGAGAAAGGCTTATTGTTTATTTACGTTATTATAAGGACCAGACGCAATCAGAAGTGGCCGAACGGCTGGGAATTTCTCAAGTCCAAGTATCCAGGCTTGAAAAGCGCATTCTGCAATATATAAAAGACCAGATAGGTGTTTAG
- the deoB gene encoding phosphopentomutase has translation MKEFNRVFLIVMDSVGIGEAPDAEKFDDKGADTLGHIAEHMDGLQMPHMGELGLSNIREIKGIPTAAQPKAHYTKMQEASNGKDTMTGHWEIMGLNIQQPFRTFPEGFPDELLAELEEKTGRKVIGNKPASGTEIIKELGKEHMETGALIVYTSADSVLQIAAHEDVIPIEEQYRICEIARELTLDEKYMVGRVIARPFVGEPGAFERTANRHDYALKPFGRTVMNELEDGGLDVIALGKISDIYDGEGVTEAIRTLDNDDGMIKLVESMDKEFQGLSFLNLVDFDAKYGHRRDPQGYGEALERYDARLPEVLEKLKSDDLLIITADHGNDPVHHGTDHTREFVPLLVYHTGIENGKELEIRKTFADIGATIADNFAIKMPEHGHSFLKEISQ, from the coding sequence GTGAAGGAATTTAATCGTGTTTTTTTAATTGTAATGGATTCAGTGGGGATAGGAGAAGCACCGGACGCAGAAAAATTCGATGACAAAGGTGCTGATACGTTAGGGCATATTGCCGAACATATGGATGGACTACAAATGCCTCACATGGGGGAACTGGGATTAAGCAATATCCGGGAAATAAAAGGCATCCCCACAGCGGCACAGCCGAAAGCCCATTATACAAAAATGCAGGAAGCATCTAATGGCAAGGACACCATGACAGGCCATTGGGAAATAATGGGGTTGAACATTCAACAGCCGTTCCGGACGTTTCCAGAAGGATTTCCTGATGAATTGCTTGCTGAATTAGAGGAGAAAACCGGTCGAAAAGTTATTGGAAACAAACCTGCATCCGGTACGGAAATTATCAAAGAGCTCGGCAAAGAGCATATGGAAACAGGGGCGTTGATTGTCTATACATCTGCCGATTCGGTACTGCAGATTGCAGCACACGAAGATGTTATTCCGATAGAAGAACAATACCGTATATGTGAAATTGCACGTGAACTGACGCTCGATGAAAAATACATGGTCGGAAGGGTTATCGCTCGTCCGTTTGTTGGAGAGCCCGGGGCGTTTGAACGAACTGCGAACAGGCATGATTACGCGTTGAAACCTTTCGGAAGAACGGTGATGAATGAACTGGAAGATGGCGGACTGGATGTAATAGCACTTGGCAAAATTTCCGATATCTATGATGGTGAAGGAGTAACCGAAGCAATCCGAACCTTAGATAATGATGACGGCATGATCAAGTTGGTTGAATCCATGGATAAAGAATTTCAAGGATTAAGCTTTTTGAATTTGGTCGATTTTGATGCGAAATATGGTCATCGTCGCGACCCGCAGGGGTATGGAGAGGCGTTGGAGCGTTACGACGCCCGCTTGCCGGAAGTCCTGGAAAAACTGAAAAGCGATGATTTACTGATCATTACAGCCGATCATGGAAACGACCCGGTTCACCATGGCACAGACCATACGAGGGAATTTGTGCCGTTACTTGTTTACCATACGGGTATCGAAAACGGAAAGGAACTGGAGATTAGAAAAACATTTGCTGATATAGGAGCAACGATAGCGGATAACTTTGCTATCAAAATGCCGGAACACGGCCATAGCTTTTTGAAGGAAATCAGTCAATAG
- a CDS encoding spore germination protein, whose product MNKQKQAQKKPTISSDLKDNQRFMEEKVGVGTSFDVGFRQLTILKKEIQLYYLTGLCETPTIVELLKKLTDINETYPASAGRNKHKLTEIIGSHLVHQQVTKVAMMDEAVDQMLSGLIVIFMEDESEAFIVDVRTYPGRSPEEPDTEKVVRGSRDGFTENIIENTALTRRRIRDERLRHEMIKVGERSKTDICISYLQDVADHGLVKLIKDELKHIEIDGISMADKTIEEFLVKQGFNPFPLVRYTERPDVASTHLLEGHVLIMVDTSPSMIITPTTFFHHVQHAEEYRQSPAIGTFVRWVRFLGIFASVFLLPFWLVLVMEPAHLPAFLQFIGPNEEGNVPVVLQLIIADIGIEFLRMAAIHTPTPLSTAMGLIAAVLIGQIAIDVGLFSAEVILYVSICAIGSFATPSYELSIANKLSRMLLIIITSLFGVKGMVIGFTLYILALSLTKSLNTPYLWPFIPFNAKAMQQIIFRVSVPLTKDRPSIVHPRNNYKQPKGKH is encoded by the coding sequence ATGAATAAACAAAAGCAAGCTCAGAAAAAACCCACCATATCAAGCGATCTCAAAGATAACCAGCGATTCATGGAAGAAAAAGTCGGCGTAGGAACTTCATTTGATGTAGGTTTTCGGCAGTTGACTATTTTAAAGAAAGAAATTCAGCTTTACTATTTGACGGGGCTTTGTGAAACACCAACCATCGTTGAGTTGTTAAAGAAATTGACAGATATAAATGAAACGTATCCTGCTTCAGCAGGTAGAAATAAACATAAGCTTACTGAAATTATCGGCAGCCATCTGGTACATCAGCAAGTTACCAAAGTTGCTATGATGGATGAAGCAGTAGATCAAATGCTTAGTGGATTAATTGTCATCTTCATGGAGGATGAATCAGAAGCTTTTATTGTGGATGTGAGGACCTATCCAGGTCGCTCACCGGAAGAACCGGATACGGAAAAAGTCGTCCGGGGTTCCCGCGATGGATTCACAGAGAACATTATTGAAAATACTGCATTGACAAGAAGAAGAATCAGAGATGAGCGGCTCCGTCACGAAATGATAAAAGTAGGAGAACGTTCCAAAACGGATATTTGTATTTCCTATTTACAAGACGTAGCAGATCATGGCCTGGTGAAGCTGATAAAAGACGAATTAAAACATATAGAAATTGACGGAATATCGATGGCAGATAAAACCATTGAAGAGTTCCTTGTTAAACAAGGGTTCAACCCTTTTCCACTTGTTCGATATACGGAGAGGCCCGATGTCGCTTCTACACACTTGTTGGAAGGACATGTGTTGATCATGGTTGATACGTCACCTAGTATGATTATTACTCCTACCACTTTTTTTCATCATGTACAACATGCGGAAGAATACAGACAATCTCCGGCAATAGGGACATTTGTCCGTTGGGTTCGGTTTTTAGGCATTTTTGCATCCGTATTTCTTCTGCCATTCTGGCTGGTCCTGGTAATGGAACCTGCCCACTTACCAGCATTCCTTCAATTCATAGGGCCAAATGAGGAAGGAAATGTCCCGGTAGTTTTACAATTAATCATAGCCGACATTGGAATTGAATTTTTGCGAATGGCCGCTATTCATACACCGACCCCGCTCTCGACAGCAATGGGTTTGATTGCAGCAGTATTGATCGGCCAGATTGCGATTGATGTAGGGCTGTTTAGTGCGGAAGTAATTTTATATGTTTCGATTTGTGCCATCGGTTCCTTTGCAACACCGAGTTATGAATTGAGCATCGCAAATAAGTTGTCCCGCATGTTATTAATTATCATCACTTCCCTCTTTGGAGTAAAAGGCATGGTTATCGGATTCACGCTTTATATACTGGCTTTAAGTCTTACGAAATCCTTGAATACTCCGTATCTGTGGCCGTTCATTCCGTTTAATGCCAAAGCGATGCAGCAAATCATTTTCCGAGTATCCGTTCCATTAACCAAAGACCGGCCAAGTATCGTTCATCCCCGCAATAATTATAAGCAGCCGAAAGGAAAACATTGA
- a CDS encoding purine-nucleoside phosphorylase — protein MNSKEMKESAQYIESKLEEKPVIGLILGSGLGVLAEEIEDPIIIPYKSVPHFPESTVSGHKGQLVAGRLEGKQVIAMQGRFHFYEGYRMDQVTFPVRVMKLLGVEKLLVTNAAGGINEQFKPGDLMLIEDHINNMGTNPLIGPNDEEIGPRFPDMSQAYNRELLEHARKCAEELDFSIQQGVYVGNTGPTYETGAEVKMLRTLGGDAVGMSTVPEVIVAAHMGIKVLGISCISNMAAGILDQPLSHQEVIETTERVRQDFLSFVKKIVKTLP, from the coding sequence ATGAATAGCAAAGAAATGAAAGAATCAGCGCAATATATCGAATCGAAGCTGGAGGAAAAACCCGTTATCGGCCTGATTCTTGGTTCTGGACTTGGAGTTCTCGCAGAAGAGATTGAAGATCCTATCATTATTCCATATAAATCGGTTCCTCATTTTCCGGAATCGACCGTTTCGGGTCATAAAGGCCAGTTGGTAGCTGGACGCCTGGAGGGAAAACAGGTAATTGCGATGCAGGGGCGTTTTCATTTCTATGAAGGGTATCGCATGGATCAGGTCACGTTTCCTGTCCGTGTCATGAAGCTTTTGGGTGTAGAAAAATTGCTTGTCACCAATGCGGCTGGCGGAATTAATGAACAATTTAAACCGGGCGATTTAATGCTGATAGAGGACCATATCAATAACATGGGAACAAACCCGTTGATAGGTCCGAACGATGAAGAAATCGGCCCACGTTTCCCCGACATGTCCCAAGCTTATAACAGAGAATTGCTGGAACACGCCCGTAAGTGTGCGGAAGAATTAGATTTTTCCATCCAGCAAGGGGTTTATGTCGGTAATACCGGACCTACGTATGAAACAGGGGCCGAAGTGAAAATGCTACGAACGCTCGGGGGAGATGCTGTCGGTATGTCAACGGTTCCAGAAGTGATTGTTGCAGCACACATGGGAATCAAAGTACTGGGGATTTCTTGTATTTCCAATATGGCTGCGGGCATACTGGATCAGCCGTTGTCTCACCAGGAAGTGATCGAGACGACGGAGCGCGTACGGCAGGATTTCTTGAGTTTCGTTAAGAAAATAGTCAAAACTTTACCATGA
- a CDS encoding stage V sporulation protein AA has protein sequence MEGIVYLRLKKKLYVTEHTTVLLKDIAVLSGTAPDMQELGETHIYQVTPEDQNVSVIDIFTVIDKLTVLYPNLEFQQVGAAQTILMIEKKRKNVPILLVTLIWLLLFIGSAMAIMNFHYDVSMQEVQQRLHYLLTGENKEYPLWLQIPYSFGLGIGMILFFNHLFKKRFNEEPSPLEVEIYKYQQDLDSYVTYHENELNKEHGSHHSQ, from the coding sequence TTGGAAGGCATTGTATATTTGAGATTAAAAAAGAAGCTATATGTCACGGAACATACGACAGTCCTGCTTAAGGATATCGCGGTATTGTCAGGTACAGCCCCCGATATGCAGGAGTTAGGCGAAACGCATATTTATCAGGTAACCCCTGAAGATCAAAATGTATCGGTAATCGACATTTTCACTGTTATTGATAAATTGACAGTGCTATACCCCAACTTGGAATTCCAGCAAGTTGGAGCTGCCCAAACAATTTTAATGATCGAAAAGAAACGAAAAAACGTTCCAATTTTGCTGGTAACGTTGATTTGGTTGCTACTGTTTATAGGATCGGCAATGGCCATCATGAACTTTCACTATGACGTCAGTATGCAGGAAGTGCAGCAGCGTCTGCATTACTTGTTGACAGGAGAAAACAAAGAATATCCGCTCTGGCTGCAAATCCCTTATTCATTCGGATTAGGAATCGGGATGATTCTTTTTTTCAACCACTTATTTAAAAAACGGTTTAATGAGGAACCTAGCCCATTGGAAGTGGAAATTTATAAATACCAGCAGGACTTGGACAGTTATGTCACCTACCATGAAAACGAGTTGAACAAAGAGCATGGTTCTCATCATTCTCAGTGA